From Hydractinia symbiolongicarpus strain clone_291-10 chromosome 12, HSymV2.1, whole genome shotgun sequence, one genomic window encodes:
- the LOC130621452 gene encoding uncharacterized protein LOC130621452: MFNNLESYCQEVDLRIATIHAQTTDGEINIKFAEFMANMRILINLQNESKELEDEYDNQQEHMNWMVISKQITKDEFEKNYKPELDNLEFELKEKHRSIKAFKEKYQLEIGSGPCVSSLDDTLQELGVERQAYHGKSFIGNHCHKMLKDGNIKYLCDRIPEIVQNQCDDQVLYLECQETCKKFEQLFKLYGSCHSIFNSSCIMTQEMLSNLETSINQFMCYLRVNWPSIYISPKLHILEDHVLDFVNKWRTGLGFYGEQGGESIHHDLHRMRINYSNIKNPVDRLKYIMKQHLLTTNPEAQDLKPAAKKRKFTKGEEE, from the exons atgttcaacAACTTGGAAAGCTACTGTCAAGAAGTTGATTTAAGAATTGCCACAATTCATGCTCAAACTACTGATGGTGAAATTAATATTAAATTTGCAGAGTTTATGGCAAATATGAGAATTTTAAT cAATTTACAAAATGAGTCAAAAGAATTGGAGGACGAGTATGATAACCAGCAGGAACATATGAACTGGATGGTTATATCTAAACAAATTACCAAGGATGAGTTtgaaaaaaactacaaaccAGAGTTGGATAACTTAGAATTTGAACTGAAGGAGAAACATAGAAGCATAAAAGCATTCAAAGAAAAGTACCAATTGGAAATTGGATCTGGTCCTTGCGTATCATCCCTAGACGATACACTGCAGGAGCTTGGTGTTGAGAGGCAGGCGTACCACGGAAAAAGCTTTATTGGCAACCATTGTCATAAAATGCTCAAG GATGGCAACATAAAGTATTTATGTGATCGTATTCCTGAAATTGTACAGAATCAATGTGATGATCAAGTTTTATATCTGGAGTGTCAAGAAACATGCAAGAAGTTTGAACAACTGTTCAAGCTGTATGGTTCGTGTCACTCAATATTCAATTCTTCATGTATTATGACCCAAGAAATGTTATCAAATTTAG AGACATCTATCAATCAGTTCATGTGTTATTTAAGAGTTAATTGGCCTTCAATATACATCAGTCCAAAGCTGCACATACTAGAAGACCATGTATTGGATTTTGTAAACAAGTGGAGAACGGGCTTAGGTTTTTATGGTGAACAAGGTGGAGAATCTATTCACCACGATTTGCATCGTATGAGAATAAATTATTCAAACATCAAAAACCCAGTTGACAGGCTCAAATACATTATGAAACAGCACCTTTTGACAACAAATCCAGAAGCTCAAGACTTGAAGCCAGCAGCTAAAAAGCGTAAATTTACAAAAGGCGAGGAAGAGTAG
- the LOC130621451 gene encoding uncharacterized protein LOC130621451, with amino-acid sequence MSTCSHLQHSFDVYGKTIYSIQTCKKCLLTAYQRKSSQKDEFLDTLMSTMKHAKVEKELPYIKMQAQTPLVETISHFPSPGGEATYDVYQPHLPLVNQEEEIRPKEVSKFVEKLTLEDKELVERCKSPWELDREEEELYDDYAPTSSISPAEKKISDAKIIDNLKNDEEKLHRVTMEQFYKTTTQRLYEGVNWKNILSPSRTPPLPPSRHDTRDLYGQRRKYNRKTESFQRCNQQWDICQSRDGYFVKRPIAFCSIAKKSNQIPNYQGSISGMGEKDIENEVFTPATVVRTQLPKYQETSRKPYIPGYTGCVAWAMSRDVLSREKQPRAESTARTHSRFSTYPENTSAHSHRSPLAKTVTLTNPYVPFNTMTHSLNRTASGNRVY; translated from the exons ATGTCCACATGTTCACATCTTCAACACTCATTCGATGTTTATGGCAAAACAATCTACTCTATCCAAACATGCAAGAAATGCTTGTTAACTGCATATCAGAGAAAGTCGTCTCAAAAAGATGAATTTTTGGATACTTTGATGAGCACCATGAAACATGCAAAAGTAGAAAAAGAACTACCTTATATTAAAATGCAAGCACAAACTCCTCTTGTTGAAACAATAAG TCATTTCCCAAGTCCTGGTGGTGAAGCAACATATGATGTTTATCAACCGCATTTGCCATTAGTCAATCAGGAAGAAGAAATACGACCAAAAGAAGTTTCCAAATTTGTTGAAAAACTTACGCTGGAGGATAAAGAGCTGGTTGAAAGGTGTAAATCACCTTGGGAATTAGATAGGGaag AAGAAGAACTGTATGATGATTATGCACCAACTTCTTCAATATCACCAGCTGAGAAAAAG ATCAGTGATGCAAAGATTATTGATAATCTGAAAAATGATGAGGAAAAATTACATCGTGTCACCatggaacaattttataaaacaacaacGCAGAG GTTATATGAAGGTGTTAACTGGAAGAATATTCTTTCTCCATCAAGAACTCCGCCCCTGCCACCTTCTCGTCATGACACACGAGATCTTTATGGGCAGCGCAGAAAGTATAATAGAAAAACAGAATCTTTTCAg CGTTGCAATCAACAGTGGGACATCTGTCAATCTAGAGATGGCTATTTTGTCAAGCGACCAATTGCATT tTGCAGCATTGCGAAAAAATCTAATCAGATCCCGAATTACCA ggGAAGCATTAGTGGAATGGGTGAGAAAgatatagagaatgaagtatttacACCTGCCACTGTAGTGAGGACACAGTTGCCGAAATATCAAGAAACATCGAG AAAACCATATATACCTGGTTACACTGGATGTGTTGCATGGGCTATGTCACGTGATGTCCTTAGTCGAGAGAAGCAACCTCGTGCGGAGTCAACTGCTCGAACACACTC ACGATTTTCCACATATCCTGAAAACACTTCTGCTCATTCACATCGGTCACCACTGGCGAAAACTGTCACGCTTACCAACCCGTATGTACCCTTTAACACCATGACACACTCACTTAACAGAACAGCAAGTGGAAATAGGGTATACTGA
- the LOC130621347 gene encoding uncharacterized protein LOC130621347 has product MILVRIRCGLLLEDMAVRFNMSTSHISRILITWTDFLHSQFRMLPIWASKETVQNRMPKCFQKSYPNTRVILDCTEVFVEMPTSYRTQSSTFSNYKHHNTAKGLVGIAPDGSVTFVSDLYGGRFSDKRITKDSGIYDLLEPGDSVMADRGFELEEDLPDGVTLNIPPFLDGKPQLSLLEENETRRIASVRVHVERAIERIKNYRILQTVFKLSMAAELNKIWVICCYLVNFLPQLVPDVNTND; this is encoded by the coding sequence aTGATACTGGTTCGAATTCGATGTGGACTTTTGTTAGAAGATATGGCTGTTCGATTTAATATGTCGACAAGTCACATAAgcagaatattgattacatggacagattttttacattcacaatTCCGTATGCTTCCAATATGGGCTTCAAAAGAAACAGTACAAAATAGAATgccgaaatgttttcaaaaaagttacccaaataCCCGTGTCATATTAGATTGTACAGAAGTATTTGTGGAAATGCCTACGTCATATCGCACACAGTCCAGTACCTTTTCAAATTACAAACACCATAATACAGCAAAAGGATTAGTCGGAATAGCTCCTGATGGATCAGTGACATTTGTCTCTGATTTGTATGGTGGACGCTTTTCGGATAAACGAATAACAAAAGATAGTGGTATATACGATTTGCTAGAGCCTGGGGATTCTGTGATGGCTGATAGAGGATTTGAGCTCGAGGAAGATTTACCTGATGGAGTAACATTAAATATTCCACCATTTTTAGATGGAAAACCTCAGCTAAGTTTATTAGAGGAAAACGAAACTAGAAGAATAGCATCTGTACGTGTACATGTCGAACGAGCAATCGAACGTATAAAAAATTACCGAATTTTACAAACAGTTTTCAAACTATCAATGGCTGCTGAACTCAATAAGATATGggttatttgttgttatttagttaattttttaccacagttGGTACCAGATGTAAATACGAAtgactaa
- the LOC130621552 gene encoding testis-expressed protein 10 homolog — protein sequence MGKSQKKKQKSADFQKVKFKVGKRKPVGTNVTDTSFKTSSINIASQLKKSEEPTNKRNLSLKDLLVQLNHYNTTVRHNALLGLQDLFRTHSDVMHNQLSVWITKVLGKITDTDSAIRHALHTCLVFAFNNLKDHEVSRFLKIIIAHVCCGMTHINTGIQIDSLNILDLILDHFPVEFVPYSNKVLSNFMDLISKQSSKETKATQTLKGSKVKGIPSIVNRELSIDVQGQMSSLKARSKILEKLHKILRVLWTNQFHEKVQQTNFDALQKDITISEEKATYVRLYKYAITPPPTCEADLESWVEFDIDNESTMGYSLTEFRNFIQNVFPILLNCWVEYEPGQLSSGLADSNSLRSSLPGMKAVIDIIDILMQLLRQNTNEADVFLIHQGFFKDFSSHFLHYFALPLHFATTKSTLKSIKQAKPDMLQQFAIDFNFVMARILCIIIIQTDNNSEINTKYESKLNIRYIKQLVTFVTDILDSNILLSVEKIEELINITKNLFDMKSSYIKGELINCSLILKKILKLYKKASVSSPWKIPLVRFLNHLLSSPQTFLNSISCLKQCREFTEVILSDIWCLPATSRELINESVAFMKMVMVKRIASNEATVILSNSIVNITDLTTGWFVDVSLTTQKLIVETVYSFPELPRKLLNNFVYLCHSYKVDMETRKYIISIIVCCGKKNIPSIKGETLISFLLSVIIGYSTEELQRFNAANPNAISWSILNVIPRDMRDIPVDFAISQFEQFEGYQQLWPILVPAIGRLLMKVRCLPTTAAVGLVKLLEKSAKWWKSEDKDTSEINQVADLISSFLLYSVSATYKSVAPDQELFSPSNQNMLNMEEEVTMCCINLLTTNDELLRLLLKKWIHTLGEYKMNTCCVNSIIEVLVALLQDVNMQFVLIDMKPNLYSIVDSFSKMNTIIPEQASLLHQLKIHLSLL from the exons atgggaaaatcacaaaaaaagaaacagaaatctGCAGATTTTCAAAAAGTTAAATTCAAAGTTGGTAAAAGGAAGCCAGTTGGTACAAATGTGACAGACACTTCCTTCAAAACGTCATCAATAAACATTGCTTCCCAGTTGAAAAAAAGTGAGGAACCTACAAACAAACGGAATCTTTCTTTGAAG GATTTGTTGGTGCAGTTAAATCATTATAACACCACAGTACGCCACAATGCTTTACTTGGTTTACAAGATTTATTTCGTACCCATTCAGATGTTATGCATAATCAGTTAAGTGTGTGGATTACAAAG GTTTTGGGCAAAATTACTGATACAGATTCTGCCATTCGCCACGCATTACATACATGCTTAGTATTTGCGTTTAATAATCTCAAAGATCACGAAGTCTCCCGGTTTTTAAAGATCATTATTGCTCATGTCTGCTGTGGCATGACACATATCAACACTGGCATACAGATTGactccctaaatattttagatttaattCTGGATCATTTTCCTGTTGAATTTGTGCCCTACAGTAATAAAGTATTGAGTAACTTCATGGATTTGATTTCAAAACAGAGCTCAAAAGAAACAAAGGCAACACAAACATTAAAAGGTTCTAAAGTTAAAGGTATACCAAGCATTGTAAATCGAGAATTGTCTATAGATGTTCAAGGACAGATGTCATCATTAAAAGCAcgtagtaaaatattggagaagcTTCACAAAATACTTAGAGTTTTGTGGACAAATCAATTTCATGAAAAAGTGCAACAGACTAATTTCGATGCACTTCAAAAGGACATCACCATCAGTGAGGAAAAGGCAACGTATGTTCGTCTTTACAAATATGCCATAACACCCCCTCCAACATGTGAGGCTGACTTAGAATCTTGGGTGGAATTTGATATTGATAACGAGTCAACGATGGGCTATAGCTTAACTGAATTTagaaattttattcaaaatgtgTTCCCTATACTTTTAAATTGTTGGGTTGAATATGAACCTGGTCAGCTTTCTTCTGGTCTTGCTGATTCAAACTCACTCAGGTCATCGCTTCCTGGAATGAAAGCTGTTATAGACATTATAGATATCTTAATGCAATTGTTACGTCAGAACACAAACGAGGCAGATGTTTTCTTGATACACCAAGGCTTTTTCAAAGACTTTTCGTCTCACTTTCTGCATTACTTTGCATTACCATTACATTTCGCTACAACAAAATCAACATTGAAGAGTATAAAGCAAGCTAAGCCTGATATGCTTCAGCAATTTGCAATTGACTTTAATTTTGTTATGGCTAGAATTTTATGCATTATTATCATTCAGACAGATAACAACTCAGAAATTAACACGAAGTATGAGTCAAAATTAAATATCCGCTATATCAAGCAATTAGTCACTTTTGTTACAGATATTCTTGATTCAAATATTTTGCTGTCCGTTGAAAAAATTGAAGAGTTAATTAATATcaccaaaaatttatttgacaTGAAGAGCAGTTACATCAAAG gAGAATTGATCAACTGTTCTCTCATACTgaagaagattttaaagttGTATAAAAAAGCATCTGTGTCTTCACCATGGAAAATTCCACTTGTCCGCTTTTTAAATCACTTGCTGTCTTCACCACAAACATTTTT AAATAGCATTTCATGTCTGAAACAGTGTCGTGAATTTACGGAGGTGATCCTAAGTGACATCTGGTGCTTACCTGCCACTTCAAGAGAGTTAATAAATGAATCTGTTGCATTCATGAAAATGGTTATGGTGAAACGGATTGCGAGCAATGAAGCCACTGTTATATTAAGTAATAGTATTGTAAATATAACAG ATTTAACCACTGGCTGGTTTGTGGATGTGTCACTCACAACACAAAAATTGATTGTCGAAACAGTGTACAGTTTTCCAGAACTGCCACGCAAACTTTTGAACAACTTTGTTTATTTGTGTCACAGCTACAAAGTTGACATGGAGACACGAAAATATATTATTTCTATTATTGTTTGTTG tggtaaaaagaataTCCCATCCATCAAAGGAGAAACCTTAATCAGTTTTTTGCTGAGTGTTATCATAG GCTATTCAACTGAAGAGTTGCAAAGGTTTAACGCAGCCAATCCCAACGCTATTag TTGGAGCATATTGAATGTTATTCCAAGAGATATGAGAGACATTCCAGTAGAT TTTGCTATAAGCCAATTTGAGCAATTTGAAGGGTATCAACAGTTATGGCCGATCTTGGTGCCAGCCATTGGAAGGCTATTA ATGAAAGTAAGATGCTTACCAACCACCGCTGCAGTTGGTCTCGTCAAACTTCTAGAAAA ATCAGCAAAATGGTGGAAATCTGAGGATAAAGATACATCTGAAATCAACCAAGTAGCAGATTTGATATCTTCATTCCTACTCTATTCAGTATCTGCTACGTATAAGTCAGTTGCGCCAGATCAAGAACTGTTCAGTCCGTCTAATCAAAACATGTTAAACATGGAAGAGGAAGTTACCATGTGCTGTATCAACTTACTCACCACCAATGATGAACTGCTCAGATTGCTATTGAAGAAATGGATTCATACCTTAGGAG AGTACAAGATGAACACATGCTGTGTGAATTCTATTATTGAAGTTCTTGTTGCATTGCTTCAAGATGTGAACATGCAGTTTGTATTGATCGACATGAAGCCCAATCTTTACTCAATTGTGGATTCTTTCTCTAAA atgaACACAATCATTCCTGAGCAAGCTTCGCTTCTTCACCAGCTGAAAATACACCTGTCTTTGTTATGA
- the LOC130621453 gene encoding bone morphogenetic protein 1-like yields the protein MIGRYLALFLVIALVPTSEGKPTFQAKYGGYVFEGDMILPMSKINIALDGGDVAPKVKERKRIPGQPFAEKVTAKSQYRWPGGVVPYVISKGLKCSKHFWGCFFSGAEKAIKKAMQEWEKNTCIRFVPRTDQRDYIRFIDDGFGKCYSHVGRTGGSQPLSLGKFCRKTGIVIHEIGHALGFYHEQSRPDRDDYVTIKYGNIQSGAAVNFRKYKRSEVQDLALPYDYNSIMHYDKSAFSKWPWQHTIEPKKKGVQIGQRDKLSDGDIKEMKKYYNCN from the exons ATGATTGGAAGATACCTTGCCTTGTTTCTTGTGATAGCTTTAGTTCCAACCAGCGAAGGAAAACCAACTTTTCaag CCAAATATGGCGGCTATGTATTCGAGGGAGACATGATATTACCAATGAGTAAAATCAACATAGCGCTTGATGGTGGAGATGTTGcgccaaaagttaaagaaagaaaaagaataccTGGTCAACCGTTCGCTGAAAAAGTGACTGCTAAAAGTCAATACCGATGGCCTGGTGGAGTCGTCCCATACGTCATATCAAAAGGCTTAA AATGTTCGAAACATTTTTGGGGATGCTTTTTCTCTGGTGCAGAAAAAGCTATCAAAAAAGCAATGCAAGAATGGGAGAAGAATACGTGCATACGTTTCGTTCCAAGAACAGATCAAAGAGATTATATCCGATTTATTGATGATGGATTTGGAAA ATGTTATTCACATGTTGGTCGAACAGGAGGCAGTCAACCATTATCATTGGGAAAGTTTTGCAGAAAAACTGGTATCGTTATCCATGAGATAGGACATGCACTTGGATTTTATCATGAGCAAAGTCGACCTGATCGGGATGATTACGTCACCATTAAATATGGTAACATTCAAAGTG GAGCTGCTGTAAACTTTCGAAAATACAAACGTTCCGAAGTGCAAGACCTTGCTCTTCCGTATGATTACAATTCCATCATGCATTACGACAAAAGTGCATTTTCAAAATGGCCCTGGCAACACACAATCGAGCCAAAGAAAAAGGGAGTTCAAATAGGTCAACGAGACAAACTGAGCGATGGAGACATTAAAGAGATGAAGAAGTATTACAATTGTAATTAA